The Polymorphobacter megasporae genomic sequence GACAATCAGGGAGATGATGCCGGCGGTCGGGAGATAGACATGCTCGAGGCGTTGGCCGGGCTCATACAGCACCTGCCCGAGCTCGAGAGGAACAGTGGTCATCCACTGTGCTAATTTGGGTTGATCCTCGGCAAGCACGCGGGACAGAAGGTAGTTGGTGTCGGGCCAGGCGTCGTGGGCTGGCAGTTGCATGGCCATGAGAAAGCTCTTTCGCTCGCGCCGCAGAACCAACCCTGTTCGGTATCGGACGCAGACTCTGAGAGACCATACGACTTCCGGGAAAATCGTGGCGAAAATACGAATTGCCGCGGGAACCACGTCACGATCGCATCGTTAAGCGCACTGTCAGATACATAACGAGCTCTGGCGACGCTGCTTTCGGCGTTGGCCTCGAGGAGAGGCGCTCGTTTTCAGATCACTCTGGAGCCAGCAATGGTCGTATCGGCACGTACCCAGTTTGGGAATGGCGGCGAGTTACCGAGCGCCGATCCCGCCTGTGATGGTCTTGCGGTTACGACAAGTGTCGATTGCACGCCGCAGCCGCAGGACGGAATTATCCAGCTTGTCGAAGAGACAGTGCGCATCGACAAGCGCAAGGTCGAAACCGGCAAGGTTCGGGTGCGCACCGTCGTCGACGAGGAGCCGGTCGTCGTCCGCGCCACCCTGTCGGGCAATTACGTCACCGTCGACCGCATCCCGGTCAACCGCGTCGTCGATGCTGCACCGCCGCCGCGTGAAGTCGATGGCGTCATGATCATCTCGGTCGTCGAAGAGCGCATTCGCGTTGTCCGCGAGCTTGTTCTCATCGAGGAGGTCCATATGCGCGATGTGCAGACCTCCGAGCCGTTCGAGCAAACCGTAATGCGCCGCGTCATGCGTGCCGAGATTGAACGTGAACACATCGATCGGGAGATAAATTAATGGCCAACGACCGCAACAATACCGACGGCGCCCCGCCGAGCCACGTCCACATCGAAAAGGGCAAGTCGGTCAACTGGCTGGCATGGATGGCGCTCGGCCTTGGCTTGCTGGCGCTGTTGTGGGCGCTGACACGCCACCGGGACACCCCGATCTCGACCGAGACCGTTTCGACGACCACCACATCGCCCGTCGCGGCAGTCGGTTCAACTGTTGATCCGACCCCTAGCTCAACTGTTGGGGCGACTACGACCGCGTCTGTTAGTACCCTTGGTGCCTATCTTGCCGGTAACGAAGCGGCACCGCGCACCTTCGCCTTCGATACGATGCACTTCGCGACGTCGTCGAGCGAGCTGACCGCACCGGACAGGTCGACGGTCGATGATGTCGCTGGCGTGCTCGGCAAGTACCAACAGACGAACATCAAGATCGTCGGGTACGCAGATGCCCGTGGCGCCGCTGATGCCAACCAGAAGCTTGGTCTCGACCGTGCGAACGCGGTCAAGGCTGCCTTGGTCGGCAAGGGCATAGCCGCCGGTCGTATCGGTACCGGCAGCGGCGGAGCCGCCGACCCGGTGAACACCAATGCGACGTCGTCCGGCCAGGCGGAGAACCGCCGCACCGAGCTCGTCGTCGTCAACCGCTAACTTCGTTCCACCCCAGCCGAGTAGAAGGACATATCATGTCACGTACAATTACCGCACTGTTTGACACCCGTGCCGATGCCGAAGCCGCAAAGAACCGGCTTGAAGCTGCCTCGCTCGAGGTGAGCCATGTCGATATTACCGACAAGACGAGCACTGGCTACACCGATAACCTTGGCACCGGCACGACGTCGCCCGAATCGCAGGGGTTCTGGGCATCGCTCAAGGGCGCGTTCAGCCCAGGCGAGGACCGCCATGTCTATGAGGAAGGCGTCCGCCGCGGTGGCGCGTTGCTGACCGCGACCGTCCACGACGACGACACCGACAAGGCCGTCGACATTCTCGAC encodes the following:
- a CDS encoding DUF2382 domain-containing protein; the protein is MRIDKRKVETGKVRVRTVVDEEPVVVRATLSGNYVTVDRIPVNRVVDAAPPPREVDGVMIISVVEERIRVVRELVLIEEVHMRDVQTSEPFEQTVMRRVMRAEIEREHIDREIN
- a CDS encoding OmpA family protein; the protein is MANDRNNTDGAPPSHVHIEKGKSVNWLAWMALGLGLLALLWALTRHRDTPISTETVSTTTTSPVAAVGSTVDPTPSSTVGATTTASVSTLGAYLAGNEAAPRTFAFDTMHFATSSSELTAPDRSTVDDVAGVLGKYQQTNIKIVGYADARGAADANQKLGLDRANAVKAALVGKGIAAGRIGTGSGGAADPVNTNATSSGQAENRRTELVVVNR